In the genome of Marinomonas algicola, the window GCCAATCCGGCTGATCAATAATACCAACTCGGTAGCCATGACGCTCTAATAAACGACCCATCACTGCCATCCCAAAGCTCGGGTGATCAACATAGGCATCACCCGTTACAATAATGACATCACAGCTATCCCAGCCTAATTGATCCATTTCTTCTCTTGAAGTCGGCAGAAAAGGCGACACACCGTAGCACTCAGCCCAGTATTGCGGGTATGAGAATAGGTCTGGGGCTGTTTTGTGTTTTTTTATCATGATTTTGCTCTTGATGGGCTTTGATACAAGCCGTAACAATCGATGTTTAGATTAGATTAGTACGGGCTATTATCCCAGAAAAACACTCAGGTATACAGCGTTCAACGATAAGATAAAAAAATAACCAGAGTTGGCTTTTTCCTGTAAAAAGCCTAATGGCCGATCTTAAAGTGTCCAACTTACACATTAGATGACGTATTCAATACTTCAATAATATGAAGAAAACCCCATTAAAAGACAATACATAAAGAGTTATGTACCATAATAAACCTTGTTTCCCATTGCTAAAGAGGTTTCTCTTTTTAATGAATAACTTAATTTAGGAGTTAGTGATAATGAATTTCAGCTATTCAAACAAGACCCAAATACAGTTTGGAGAAGACAGCATCGCCACTGTTAATACTTTAATTCCTACCGATAAGAAAATATTGGTTATTTACGGTGGAGGCTCAATCAAAAAAAATGGTGTCTATGATCAAGTTTGTACAGCCTTAAAAGATCATGCATGGGTAGAATTTTCTGGTGTTGAACCTAACCCAACGGTGGAAACCCTAGACAAAGCCGTAACCTTAGCACGCGATGAAAAAATTGATTTTATCCTCGCTGTTGGTGGTGGCTCAGTGATTGATGGCAGTAAATATGTAGCGGCCTCTATCGGCTATGATGGCGATGGCTGGGACATACTGACAGGTGACCATCAGGTAACTGACGCCATCCCACTTGGTGCTATTTTGACACTGCCGGCTACCGGTTCTGAATCCAACGCAGGGGCCGTTATTACCAAAAAAACAACCCAAGACAAATTGGCCTTTATGGACCCAAAAGTTCTACCTGTTTTTGCAGTACTGGATCCAAATGTCATAAAAACCTTACCTGAACGACAGTTGATTAATGGAATAGTGGATGCTTTTGTTCATGTCTGTGAACAGTATATAACGGTTAAAACGGATGCTTGGGTACAAGAAGGCTATGCGGAAGTATTGCTTCGTAACCTTGTTAAACTTGCTGAAAGCTATGATCAGAGAGACTCATCTGAGTGGCGTAGCAACTTAATGTGGACAGCGAATCAAGCCCTAAATGGGCTGATTGGAACGGGTGGTCCACAAGATTGGGCCACTCATATGATTGGGCACGAACTGACGGCTCATTATGGGGTTGATCATGCGCGAACCCTTGCTTTGGTACAACCCTCTCTGCTGCGCAACCAACTGGCCGTTAAGAAAGATAAACTAGAGCAAATGGGTACAAATGTCTTTGGCCTTCCAAAATCCGATACGCTGGCATTAGACGCCATAGATGCTATTGAATCCTTATATAACGCATTAGGCGTTGCGACGCATTTAAAAGACGCTGATATCAATGCTGATGAAGCTATCCCAGCGATTATCCGCTCTCTTGAAAAGCACGGTGGAGTAGCGTTAGGAGAGCATCAAGCGATTACTTTGGATGTGACTAAGGCCATTCTTAAAAGTGCCGCTTAATATCACCTATCCTTTTATAGAGCCAATGGCTTAACCCTAAAGGAAACGCCTTTTACTTGATAAAAGGCGTTTTTTTCTATTTTTACCCCATTTCGTTTCAATGTATTAATAGAGTAATACCTGCGCGCGCCTATTTGTTGCTACAAATAACCTCCGTACTGATTAACATGAATAGGACGAAACAATGAAAAATAAAAAAATCCTGATGATTACAGGTGATTTCACCGAAGATTATGAAACCATGGTGCCTTTCCAGGCCTTGCTCTCAAATGGTTATGACGTTGACGCTGTTTGCCCTGACAAAAAAGCAGGTGAAAGCATAAAAACAGCCATTCATGATTTTGAAGGAGATCAGACTTACACAGAAAAAGTAGGACATAACTTTGTGTTAAATGCTACTTTTGAAGAAATAGACCCTCTCAGCTATGATGCCTTAGTCATCCCAGGCGGTAGAGCCCCTGAGTATTTACGCTTAAACTCAACCGTTCTTGCGCATATTCGCCACTTTTTCGATGCCAATAAACCTGTTGCCGTCATTTGTCATGGCGCCCAACTACTCAGCGCCGCCGGTGTATTGGAAGGCCGAACCTGCTCTGCTTACCCAGCATGTCGTTACGAAGTCGAAGCCTCTCATGGTAAATACGCCGATATTCCTGTCGATCAAGCCATAACAGACGGTAACCTTGTTACGGCCCCGGCTTGGCCTGCACACCCAGCTTGGCTAGCTCAATTCTATACACTATTAGAAGAGTAAGGCGTCATTCATTCGATGAGCGATTCCATAAGGGCAATGAAGTCCTTAGACAAACCTTTTATATTTGTCAAAAGGACTTCATTGCCTTTACACTCGTCATAATCCAACGAATACGTTATCGATCGGCCAAGTCATCTCACTAACAACAATAAGAGGCGTCGACATGTGTAAACTGTTTATTAATGCAGACCCAGAACTATGGGGAAGTTCAACAAAGTCATTACGTATTGATGGCATGGTCACAAGCATTCGTCTTGAAAATTACTTTTGGACAATACTTGAAGAAATTGCTTCCCGAGATGACATGAATATACCACAAATGATCACTCGGCTTTATCATGAATCCATTGATGCAGGCCATGATTTAGGTAATTTCACTTCCTTTTTACGTGTCTGTGCCATGCGCTACCTATCTTTACAAAAAAGCGGTGATATCCCACTAAATCGGCATAAATCGATTAACTCACTTAATGCAGACGCCATTTTAAAAAGTGAATCTCAGCGTAAGGTAAGCTACCTTGCTAAGCATTAATCTAAGTATCTGGTAAAAAGAGACCCTTATGTCACTTGAAAACGCACCTAAACACATTCAACTTGCTGTTGATTTAATTGATCTTTTAGAAACGAATAATATTGATACTGAGGTGGCGATCCAGGCACTAGAAATTGTCTTAAAGGATTTCAAGCAAAAACACACATCGCCTCAGGGCATCGGTACTAACTGATGGAGATAAGAAAGCAAGCTAAGAATCTATAAAAAGCCACTCTTAGAATTAAGAGTGGCTTTGCACTGCCTAGTAGGCATAGATAGTCTAGTAGTAATAGGTCAAAGACTAGAATATCATCAAGGTATGACGTTACTTTTTAGTAGCAAATGGGTTGTCCGACGATTTAAATTCAAAAGAAATCGGGGTGCCCATGATATTCAGCACTTGGCGAAATTTGTTCTCTAAGAATTTTTTATAGCTTCCCGGTAGAGAGTCCGTTTGATTACCATGAACCACGATTCTTGGAGGATTAGACCCTCCTTGGTGGGCATAACGTAATTTAATACGTCGACCTCTAACCATAGGTGGTTGATGCTCTGCTACGGCGTCTTCAAGAATTCGAGTTAATCGATTCGTTGACCATTTCGCATAACAAGATTCATAAGTATCTTCAATCGTGTCATATAAATCGCCAACCGCCGTGCCATGAAGTGCAGATATATAGTGGACTTTAGCATAAGGAATAAAACCTAAGCGGCGTTCCACTTCTTTCTTGATGTGCTCTCGGTCATCTTTTTTCATGCCATCCCATTTATTAATAGCAATGACGACACCGCGACCAGCATCCAGCACATAGCCAATCATATGCAGATCCTGCTCAACCAAATCCTCTTGCGCATCAATAACAACAATAACGACGTTCGCGTCTTGAATGGCCTTAAGCGTTTTTACAATCGAGAATTTTTCAACGGCTTCTTTAATGTGCTTACGACGACGAACACCAGCCGTATCAATCAAGGTATATTCCTTATCGTAACGTGTATAAGGGATATAAACACTGTCTCTTGTTGTGCCCGGCATATCGAAGACCACAACACGATCTTCACCTAACATGCGGTTTACCAAAGTAGATTTGCCAACATTTGGACGGCCTACCACACCAATACGTATGCCTTTTGACTCAATATCGATTTGATCACGGGCTTCTTGAATGCGCTCAGCAAATGGTAACAACACTTTATCAACAAGGATATGTACGCCTTTACCATGGGAGGCCGCAATCGGATGCAAGTCGCCTAGACCCATCGAATAGAAATCAGCCAATGCAATATCTTCATTGATACCATCGGTTTTATTGACGACTAAATAAATGGGTTTATTGGAGCGACGCAAATGATCAGCAATCATTTCATCTGCCGGATTAAGACCATGACGACCATCGACCAAAAACAACACGGCATCCGCTTCTTCAATCGCTAATAATGATTGGCGAGCCATTTTTTCATCGATACCAACTTCATCACCACTAATACCACCAGTATCAATAACAATAAATTCATGTTCACCTACCTTGCCGTCACCGTATTTTCGGTCACGAGTCAAACCTGGGTAATCGGCTACTAGGGCATCACGAGAGCGAGTCATCTGATTAAACAAAGTCGACTTGCCAACATTGGGTCTACCAACCAATGCAATAACTGGGATCATTCTTTTACCTATAAAATATAAAAAGTGGCCACTGCTTTATTCATTAAGCAGTCGCCACTTAAAAATACCGTTTTCCTACTGACTTTTAGTAAGTAAGTGCGGTTACTTGTTCATTACGTGTAAGTATAAACAATTGTTGTCCATCCGACACCATTCTGCTACCCGGAGGTAAGTTAAGGTCGGCCACTTTTCTTGCTTCAACATTACCGTTTTTACTGTTTAACAAATGTACATATCCAGCTCTATCAATAACAGCAACGTATTCACCTAAAAAAGCAGGCGAACCTAAATCACGGCCTTTTAAAGAGTCATTAGTCCACAATTCTGCGCCATTAAGGGCATTCAAAGCAACGACATTGCTCTCTAAATCAACCGCGATCAACACATCATCTTTGATTGAAACACTTAACGCACTTGGAATACTGCGCTGCCACAACAAGCGACCGTTAGCTAAATTGACGGCGGTTACTGTGCCATTATAAGCCGTTGCATACACAATACCATTTTCAACGACTAAACGGCCATCAACATCGCTCAAACGTTCAATTTCATAACGCCCAGTCGGCTTGCGAACTTCATATGACCATTGCTCTGAGCCATTTAATAAGCTGAAAGCCTTTATTTTTCCATTAGAAAAGCCCGCAATAACCTTTCCATCTTGAATCAAAGGTGAACTGGTACCTCTAACCGTCAAGGCGGGTAAGTCTTCTTTGATCCGCCACAGCGTATCGCCCGTGTTAGCGCTTAATAAACTTAACCACCCATCGGCTGTTTGAACCGCTAGCTTATTAGAGGCGTAAGTCGGTTCTGATAAAATCTCAGAAGTCAGTACCTTTTTCCATAATACCTTTTGCTCAGATAGGGAAATCGACACAAGTTCCGCATTATACGTCCCTAAATAAACGGTATCGCCATTAAGAGCAACACCCGCACTCACATCTAGATCGGATTCAAATGACGCAATTCGACTACCGGAGCTTTTGCGTAATTTATACACTACACCTTTATTAGTCGTGAAGTAGAGGAAATCTCCATGAGGAACGAGAGTAAAACGTTCACTGGATTCTCCAAAGCCACCATTGACACCCTTTCGCCAGTCTGTGCGTAGGTCAACTTTATTAATCATCACTTCTGGCTCAGGCAGAGGTGGATAAGTTAATGCACATCCCTGTAAAAACAGAGAAAACATGGCCACACTTAAGATGAGTTTTTTAAACATCATTAGCTCTTCACCAAATCCTGCAATTTAATATTAAGTAGTGGATGTGACGTATTAGCAGATAAAGCGTTACTGGCCGCCTCATAGGCCACTCTCGCTTCATCTTTTTTACCAGAAGCCAGTAAAATATCGCCTTTTAGTTCTTGCTTTTGCACGGTAAATTCTTCGAACGATACTTTATTAACTTGCGCTAAAGCCGCATCCAATTCTTTACTCTCAAGCAATAGACGTGCAATTCTTAGATCTGCGATTGCATTCAAAGAAGCATCATCGGTCTTCTCTTGAGCTTGTTTTAATGCCGCAATAGCGTTTTCAAATTCTCCGTTTTCGGCCGCTATACGTGCTACATACAGCTGACCAAAAGCCGCATAACCCGTATCGGAATAATCATCAAGTAGTTGACCTGCGATAAAAGAAACCGTTTTTTGATTATTTTCAGTCGTTAAATCGGCGGCCGCTTGTACCATATTTTGATACAAAGCAGAGGCTTCAGTAACATGATTTTCTTGACTTTGAAACCAAGCTTGGGATCCAAAATAGCCTGCCACACCAATTGAGACAGCAAGCACCAAAGAGGTTCCATTCT includes:
- a CDS encoding iron-containing alcohol dehydrogenase yields the protein MNFSYSNKTQIQFGEDSIATVNTLIPTDKKILVIYGGGSIKKNGVYDQVCTALKDHAWVEFSGVEPNPTVETLDKAVTLARDEKIDFILAVGGGSVIDGSKYVAASIGYDGDGWDILTGDHQVTDAIPLGAILTLPATGSESNAGAVITKKTTQDKLAFMDPKVLPVFAVLDPNVIKTLPERQLINGIVDAFVHVCEQYITVKTDAWVQEGYAEVLLRNLVKLAESYDQRDSSEWRSNLMWTANQALNGLIGTGGPQDWATHMIGHELTAHYGVDHARTLALVQPSLLRNQLAVKKDKLEQMGTNVFGLPKSDTLALDAIDAIESLYNALGVATHLKDADINADEAIPAIIRSLEKHGGVALGEHQAITLDVTKAILKSAA
- a CDS encoding DJ-1/PfpI family protein; amino-acid sequence: MKNKKILMITGDFTEDYETMVPFQALLSNGYDVDAVCPDKKAGESIKTAIHDFEGDQTYTEKVGHNFVLNATFEEIDPLSYDALVIPGGRAPEYLRLNSTVLAHIRHFFDANKPVAVICHGAQLLSAAGVLEGRTCSAYPACRYEVEASHGKYADIPVDQAITDGNLVTAPAWPAHPAWLAQFYTLLEE
- a CDS encoding ribbon-helix-helix domain-containing protein, which translates into the protein MCKLFINADPELWGSSTKSLRIDGMVTSIRLENYFWTILEEIASRDDMNIPQMITRLYHESIDAGHDLGNFTSFLRVCAMRYLSLQKSGDIPLNRHKSINSLNADAILKSESQRKVSYLAKH
- the rsmS gene encoding pleiotropic regulatory protein RsmS, producing the protein MSLENAPKHIQLAVDLIDLLETNNIDTEVAIQALEIVLKDFKQKHTSPQGIGTN
- the der gene encoding ribosome biogenesis GTPase Der; this translates as MIPVIALVGRPNVGKSTLFNQMTRSRDALVADYPGLTRDRKYGDGKVGEHEFIVIDTGGISGDEVGIDEKMARQSLLAIEEADAVLFLVDGRHGLNPADEMIADHLRRSNKPIYLVVNKTDGINEDIALADFYSMGLGDLHPIAASHGKGVHILVDKVLLPFAERIQEARDQIDIESKGIRIGVVGRPNVGKSTLVNRMLGEDRVVVFDMPGTTRDSVYIPYTRYDKEYTLIDTAGVRRRKHIKEAVEKFSIVKTLKAIQDANVVIVVIDAQEDLVEQDLHMIGYVLDAGRGVVIAINKWDGMKKDDREHIKKEVERRLGFIPYAKVHYISALHGTAVGDLYDTIEDTYESCYAKWSTNRLTRILEDAVAEHQPPMVRGRRIKLRYAHQGGSNPPRIVVHGNQTDSLPGSYKKFLENKFRQVLNIMGTPISFEFKSSDNPFATKK
- the bamB gene encoding outer membrane protein assembly factor BamB; this encodes MMFKKLILSVAMFSLFLQGCALTYPPLPEPEVMINKVDLRTDWRKGVNGGFGESSERFTLVPHGDFLYFTTNKGVVYKLRKSSGSRIASFESDLDVSAGVALNGDTVYLGTYNAELVSISLSEQKVLWKKVLTSEILSEPTYASNKLAVQTADGWLSLLSANTGDTLWRIKEDLPALTVRGTSSPLIQDGKVIAGFSNGKIKAFSLLNGSEQWSYEVRKPTGRYEIERLSDVDGRLVVENGIVYATAYNGTVTAVNLANGRLLWQRSIPSALSVSIKDDVLIAVDLESNVVALNALNGAELWTNDSLKGRDLGSPAFLGEYVAVIDRAGYVHLLNSKNGNVEARKVADLNLPPGSRMVSDGQQLFILTRNEQVTALTY
- a CDS encoding YfgM family protein, whose product is MSELKTEEEQIEAFKAWWKKNGTSLVLAVSIGVAGYFGSQAWFQSQENHVTEASALYQNMVQAAADLTTENNQKTVSFIAGQLLDDYSDTGYAAFGQLYVARIAAENGEFENAIAALKQAQEKTDDASLNAIADLRIARLLLESKELDAALAQVNKVSFEEFTVQKQELKGDILLASGKKDEARVAYEAASNALSANTSHPLLNIKLQDLVKS